The Corynebacterium pseudopelargi genome contains a region encoding:
- a CDS encoding alpha-ketoglutarate-dependent dioxygenase AlkB — protein sequence MIKGVPTLFHTPLPARQPAQIKEGLVFLPEALGISVQAQLVHEAREYARSLQRTPFAMQRPHTRTGQMKVYMYQLGRHWGYEYGRYTSEIEGQSVPPVPKHWVTLAQGLLAKAAALDEALAAWVGHYRIEAALVNFYPEGASMGMHQDAFEHSNAPVVSLSIGDEAIFRAGNNETRTKPYEDLRLMSGDVVIFGGPSRAMFHGVPKLFPDTAPSDCGLQSGRINITFRQVEV from the coding sequence ATGATCAAGGGCGTGCCTACGCTGTTTCATACCCCACTACCTGCGCGCCAACCTGCCCAGATCAAAGAAGGCCTGGTGTTTTTACCCGAAGCCCTTGGTATTTCGGTGCAGGCCCAATTGGTGCATGAGGCTCGCGAGTATGCAAGAAGTTTGCAGCGCACACCTTTTGCCATGCAGCGTCCACACACCCGCACCGGGCAGATGAAGGTATACATGTATCAGCTTGGCAGGCATTGGGGCTATGAATATGGCCGATATACAAGTGAGATCGAAGGCCAATCAGTGCCGCCGGTGCCCAAGCATTGGGTCACACTTGCCCAGGGGCTGCTGGCGAAGGCGGCTGCGCTCGATGAGGCGCTAGCTGCATGGGTTGGGCACTATCGAATCGAAGCGGCCTTGGTTAACTTCTACCCAGAGGGTGCCTCCATGGGAATGCACCAGGATGCCTTCGAGCACTCCAATGCCCCGGTGGTGTCGCTTTCCATCGGCGACGAGGCGATTTTTCGCGCAGGCAACAATGAAACCCGCACCAAGCCCTATGAAGATCTGCGGCTGATGAGCGGTGATGTGGTGATCTTCGGCGGCCCATCGAGGGCGATGTTTCATGGTGTGCCCAAGCTTTTCCCAGACACAGCACCAAGCGATTGCGGGTTGCAGTCCGGGCGAATCAATATCACCTTCCGCCAGGTGGAGGTGTAG
- a CDS encoding thiamine phosphate synthase, with protein MIYAITMGNHPAEQAAKAAAGGAALVQVRLKDVSTRELLDVTLAVAKAVEQANPATRVLVDDRVDVAFAAMQAGGHVHGVHLGQDDLPAHHARALLGADAIIGLTTGTLALVEQAQRYHEQHPGVLDYLGAGPFRPTPTKDSGRPPLGVAGYPPLVAVTQLPIVAIGDVRVGDVEKLAGTGIAGVAMVREIMQADDPAAVTSQAKAAFRAGQPNADDTAWWLRSTHRTR; from the coding sequence ATGATCTACGCAATCACCATGGGCAACCATCCCGCCGAGCAAGCAGCCAAGGCGGCTGCAGGTGGCGCAGCGTTGGTGCAGGTGCGATTGAAAGACGTAAGCACCCGCGAGCTGCTCGACGTGACCTTAGCGGTTGCCAAGGCAGTAGAGCAGGCCAATCCTGCCACCAGGGTGCTTGTCGACGACCGCGTCGACGTCGCCTTCGCCGCCATGCAAGCGGGAGGCCACGTGCATGGGGTGCACCTCGGACAGGACGATCTTCCCGCCCATCATGCGCGCGCATTATTAGGTGCCGATGCCATCATCGGGCTGACCACCGGCACGCTTGCATTGGTAGAGCAAGCGCAGCGCTACCACGAGCAACACCCAGGTGTGCTGGATTATCTAGGCGCTGGCCCATTTCGGCCTACTCCCACCAAAGACTCCGGGCGCCCGCCGCTTGGTGTTGCAGGCTACCCGCCGCTGGTGGCTGTCACGCAGCTACCCATTGTGGCCATTGGTGATGTGCGCGTGGGGGACGTCGAAAAGCTAGCTGGCACAGGTATTGCCGGGGTGGCGATGGTGCGAGAAATCATGCAGGCGGACGATCCCGCAGCCGTGACTTCGCAGGCCAAGGCCGCTTTTCGCGCCGGGCAGCCTAACGCAGACGATACTGCTTGGTGGTTGCGCTCAACGCATCGTACACGCTGA
- a CDS encoding formate/nitrite transporter family protein, with the protein MSVHHSGSHDARAAKKSQGSHLDSVLQAQEEAPVSEATERLVEEGTARIRRPFTALITTGIMGGLEIGIGLLAKYIVVRETGNELLGSIAFSIAFVILLLAHSELFTEGFLVPVSAVVAKKATVTGLLRFWAGTAAGNIIGAAIIMWILVKAYPGGQDYFIKEGEHYASMGLSLSGFLLAALGGMMLTLVTRMHQHSDETMPQVLSSMIGGSMLAGTGMLHSVLDTLYIFGGMFAGGDISIQSWLGFVWWIALGNMAGGLLLVSGIRFVRARGSLGGSNAKKQREKNKQDSKREKQKAD; encoded by the coding sequence ATGAGCGTACATCACTCGGGCTCCCACGATGCCCGCGCCGCCAAGAAGAGCCAGGGCTCGCACCTTGATTCGGTACTTCAGGCCCAGGAGGAAGCGCCGGTATCCGAGGCCACTGAGCGCCTGGTAGAAGAAGGCACGGCGCGTATCCGCCGGCCGTTTACGGCTTTGATTACCACCGGCATCATGGGTGGTTTAGAAATCGGCATTGGCCTTTTGGCTAAATATATTGTGGTCCGAGAAACCGGCAATGAGCTGCTTGGCTCCATCGCCTTTTCCATTGCCTTTGTCATCTTGTTGCTGGCGCACTCTGAGCTTTTTACCGAGGGTTTCTTAGTGCCCGTTTCTGCGGTGGTGGCCAAGAAAGCTACCGTGACTGGCCTGTTGCGTTTCTGGGCTGGTACTGCCGCGGGCAATATCATTGGCGCGGCGATCATCATGTGGATTTTGGTCAAGGCCTACCCCGGCGGCCAGGATTACTTTATTAAAGAAGGCGAACACTACGCCTCGATGGGCTTGAGCCTCTCAGGCTTCTTATTGGCAGCCCTTGGTGGCATGATGCTGACCTTGGTTACGCGCATGCATCAGCATTCCGATGAGACGATGCCGCAGGTGTTGTCTTCGATGATCGGCGGTTCCATGCTTGCCGGCACCGGCATGCTGCACTCGGTGCTGGATACCTTGTACATCTTTGGCGGCATGTTTGCCGGCGGCGATATCTCTATCCAGTCCTGGCTTGGCTTTGTGTGGTGGATTGCGCTGGGCAATATGGCAGGTGGCCTGTTGCTGGTATCCGGTATTCGTTTTGTGCGCGCCCGTGGATCCCTGGGCGGCTCCAATGCCAAGAAGCAGCGCGAGAAGAATAAGCAGGACTCAAAGCGCGAAAAGCAGAAGGCCGACTAA
- a CDS encoding ROK family transcriptional regulator, whose translation MHTLARSAPAPQFVRPTLPAAACLHFIRHFQPITRGDLITYTGKSQPTITRAIAALLDANLVRERADLAVVQGPGRPKIPLVLAPSPFVQVGIAIGTHATYIGAYSLRGSALKEQLVHITAAKHTPEQFLHTIAEAAMHVARETKLPLACVGISTSGTINRFGYVQAPNLGWRSVALQDIAHQLFDVPVSISTAIQAIAGAELQSQQPDQPSNVVVLHSDDSIGAALIDQKEVRSLEVADRASLLDASIQLVKTHAPHTVVLAGDTFESTTEARRFHRTLLQEAPQEVSVRVFPAHLDNARAAARAVAMERLMQDPLSLA comes from the coding sequence ATGCACACCCTCGCACGCTCAGCCCCTGCTCCACAGTTCGTGCGACCCACCCTGCCCGCGGCGGCCTGCCTGCACTTTATCCGGCACTTCCAGCCAATTACCCGCGGCGATCTCATCACCTACACCGGCAAATCCCAACCCACCATCACCCGCGCGATTGCTGCACTGCTGGATGCAAACCTCGTTCGCGAACGCGCCGATCTGGCCGTGGTACAAGGCCCAGGGCGGCCAAAAATCCCGCTCGTGCTCGCACCTAGCCCCTTTGTGCAGGTCGGCATCGCCATCGGCACCCACGCCACCTATATCGGCGCCTATTCTTTGCGCGGCAGCGCATTAAAAGAACAGCTCGTTCACATCACCGCCGCAAAGCACACCCCCGAACAATTCCTGCACACCATCGCAGAGGCGGCCATGCACGTGGCGCGCGAAACAAAACTCCCCCTTGCCTGCGTGGGCATTTCCACCTCGGGCACCATCAATCGCTTTGGCTATGTGCAGGCGCCGAACTTGGGTTGGCGCAGCGTTGCCCTGCAAGACATCGCCCACCAGCTTTTCGACGTCCCCGTCTCCATCAGCACCGCCATCCAGGCCATTGCCGGGGCAGAATTACAAAGCCAGCAACCCGATCAACCCAGCAACGTGGTGGTGCTGCACTCCGATGATTCCATCGGCGCGGCCTTAATCGACCAAAAAGAGGTGCGCTCCCTCGAGGTGGCCGACCGGGCCAGCCTGCTGGATGCATCAATTCAATTGGTAAAAACCCATGCACCTCACACGGTTGTCTTAGCCGGCGACACCTTCGAATCCACCACCGAAGCCCGGCGCTTCCACCGCACCTTGCTCCAAGAAGCACCACAGGAAGTATCCGTCAGGGTCTTTCCCGCGCACCTGGATAATGCCAGGGCCGCAGCCCGTGCAGTGGCGATGGAACGACTGATGCAAGACCCGCTGAGCCTGGCCTAG
- a CDS encoding TIGR00730 family Rossman fold protein produces MSVPATMPPIPELRARAMTSEDTPLRAEAYLRNINRFGANYTLDDVAGSRHREYLSFDPARGDIGVVLHDAEDKVVGTMWVTFIHGFGFVADNVPEMVLNVDPAWQGQGVGSWLIGEASEHGRRHGWPGITLNVDTRSPARKLYARHDFVTQTHSNDAATVMVKALSPQIQRVAVYCGSAHGARGEFTRAARALGQGLAHRNIEMVFGGGSVGLMGETANACLEAGGRVHGVMPKALVDLELSHPGLTTLDVTETMAQRKTRMEELADAFVALPGGMGTLEELFEVLVRQQLGPYTGPVGLLNTEEYWDPMLHALRSMSEEGFIPNRYLDAIVVAETVEELFEGFAHWVSPGLKW; encoded by the coding sequence ATGAGCGTTCCCGCAACCATGCCACCGATCCCCGAGCTGCGCGCTCGCGCGATGACTTCAGAAGATACCCCACTTCGTGCCGAAGCCTATCTGCGCAACATCAACCGCTTTGGCGCCAATTACACCCTCGATGATGTAGCAGGTAGCCGCCACCGCGAGTACTTGAGCTTTGATCCAGCCCGCGGGGATATTGGCGTGGTGCTCCACGATGCCGAAGACAAGGTTGTGGGCACCATGTGGGTAACGTTTATTCACGGCTTCGGATTCGTTGCAGACAATGTTCCTGAGATGGTCTTAAACGTAGATCCTGCTTGGCAGGGCCAAGGCGTTGGTTCCTGGCTCATTGGCGAGGCCTCGGAGCACGGGCGTCGGCACGGTTGGCCTGGCATTACCTTAAATGTGGATACCCGCAGCCCAGCCCGCAAGCTCTATGCCCGCCACGACTTTGTTACCCAAACCCACTCCAACGATGCCGCAACGGTAATGGTGAAAGCGCTTTCCCCGCAGATCCAGCGTGTGGCCGTCTATTGTGGTTCGGCTCATGGTGCCCGCGGGGAATTCACCCGCGCTGCCCGCGCTTTGGGTCAAGGCTTAGCCCATCGCAATATTGAGATGGTCTTTGGCGGCGGCAGCGTGGGTTTGATGGGAGAAACGGCCAATGCTTGCCTTGAAGCCGGTGGTCGCGTGCATGGTGTGATGCCCAAAGCCCTGGTGGATCTGGAACTTTCTCACCCAGGGCTTACTACTTTGGACGTCACCGAAACGATGGCGCAGCGCAAAACTCGCATGGAGGAGCTTGCCGACGCCTTCGTGGCGCTACCTGGAGGCATGGGCACATTGGAGGAACTCTTCGAAGTGCTCGTGCGTCAGCAACTTGGGCCATATACCGGACCGGTTGGGCTTTTAAATACCGAGGAGTATTGGGATCCCATGCTGCATGCATTGCGCTCAATGAGTGAGGAAGGCTTTATTCCCAATCGCTACCTCGACGCAATCGTTGTTGCTGAAACGGTGGAGGAACTCTTCGAGGGATTCGCGCACTGGGTAAGCCCTGGGCTGAAGTGGTAA
- a CDS encoding gamma carbonic anhydrase family protein: protein MQGPLILSINGKTPRIHKDAYIAPTATIIGDVTIEADASVFYGCVLRADINSIHVGARSNIQDNSVLHVDRDAACVLGEDVTVGHMALVHGSTVHDGTLVGMKSALLSRSVIGQGSLIAAGAVVLEGQEIPEHSLVAGVPGKVRRVLEAEQYEAFIPHAGRYVDISKLHARCEEGLSLEEVRFS, encoded by the coding sequence ATGCAAGGCCCGCTCATTCTCTCTATCAATGGCAAAACCCCGCGCATACACAAAGACGCCTATATTGCCCCTACGGCGACGATTATCGGCGATGTGACCATTGAGGCCGATGCCTCGGTGTTTTATGGCTGCGTATTAAGGGCAGATATCAATAGCATTCACGTCGGCGCGCGCAGCAATATCCAAGATAATTCGGTGCTGCATGTCGATCGCGATGCCGCCTGCGTGTTAGGCGAGGACGTGACCGTTGGACACATGGCGTTGGTGCATGGTTCAACGGTGCACGATGGCACCTTGGTGGGCATGAAATCGGCCTTGCTTTCGCGCAGCGTGATTGGGCAGGGAAGTTTGATTGCCGCTGGTGCGGTGGTGTTGGAAGGTCAAGAAATTCCAGAGCACAGCCTGGTTGCCGGTGTGCCCGGCAAGGTGCGTCGCGTACTTGAAGCCGAGCAGTATGAGGCCTTTATCCCTCACGCAGGCAGGTATGTCGACATCTCTAAGCTGCATGCACGCTGCGAAGAAGGGCTCAGCTTGGAGGAAGTGCGCTTTTCTTAA
- a CDS encoding sulfite exporter TauE/SafE family protein, which translates to MLELGAASWAVLIAGAAVAGWIDAIIGGGGLILIPLLLAVCPGLAPASALATNKVAGFFGTSSAAIKLSRHLPPPRGFALRFVPVALVSAGAGALVASSLSREVMRPLIIVLLLVVGVIVASKPQFGTKVGAMRPRLALVLAAAIALYDGAFGPGTGMFLLLAFSSFLGADLLHAAPMAKVVNAATNFGALCVFIIGGHVWWSLGLVLALANICGAQLGARTVLRGGDRLLRIALLVMVVVMSVVLAIQQWG; encoded by the coding sequence ATGCTAGAACTTGGAGCTGCAAGCTGGGCGGTCCTCATTGCAGGTGCCGCAGTGGCGGGTTGGATCGATGCCATTATCGGCGGCGGTGGGCTCATCTTGATCCCGCTGCTACTCGCAGTATGCCCAGGGCTTGCGCCTGCCTCGGCGCTGGCCACCAATAAAGTAGCCGGATTCTTTGGCACCAGTTCTGCTGCGATCAAGCTCAGCCGCCACCTCCCACCGCCACGAGGCTTCGCGCTGCGCTTTGTTCCCGTGGCCCTTGTATCTGCAGGTGCCGGCGCCTTGGTGGCAAGCTCCTTAAGCCGCGAGGTGATGCGCCCGCTGATCATCGTGTTGCTGCTGGTAGTAGGCGTGATCGTGGCAAGCAAACCGCAATTCGGCACCAAGGTCGGGGCTATGCGCCCACGGCTTGCTTTAGTGCTTGCCGCCGCCATTGCGCTTTACGACGGAGCCTTCGGCCCCGGTACCGGCATGTTCTTGCTCCTGGCCTTTAGTAGCTTTTTAGGCGCAGACCTCTTACACGCCGCGCCAATGGCAAAGGTGGTCAACGCCGCCACGAACTTTGGCGCCTTGTGCGTGTTTATCATCGGCGGCCATGTGTGGTGGAGCCTCGGGTTAGTGCTGGCGCTGGCAAATATCTGCGGCGCACAACTAGGTGCCCGCACCGTGCTTCGCGGCGGTGATCGCCTGTTAAGGATCGCCCTGCTGGTGATGGTGGTGGTCATGAGCGTGGTCTTAGCCATCCAGCAATGGGGCTAG
- a CDS encoding AbrB family transcriptional regulator, producing the protein MPDANLAFRWAIVVPASIALGWVLQHYHVPAAWILGGIVVSAAMALSTAKELVMNKHLFSFGRGFIGILAALPLLASNPATLSAYILPGILITIITLGIGVIGGVLLARSQAAISTQTGILSMLAGGASIMPLLAREFGADFRYVALSQYLRLLAVSLSLPLVAHWLLTSGQHAPDNATQAHLDQPWWALLAVILIAAFGEGIGRKLHIPVPSVLGPLLLMLLVGTLAPPADFTPPEAVRTFAFLSIGWMCGGSLSVASLKSFARQLPATLVFIVVLLLGCAVSAWPLMQFLHISYFEAYLATSPGALETVLALSDEGGAGPVVVAIQIIRLLGVLLIASALPYLRKRHKGAR; encoded by the coding sequence ATGCCTGATGCGAACCTCGCTTTCCGATGGGCTATCGTCGTGCCTGCATCAATCGCGTTGGGGTGGGTGCTGCAGCACTACCATGTGCCTGCGGCCTGGATTCTTGGTGGCATCGTCGTCTCGGCGGCGATGGCCTTAAGCACCGCCAAAGAACTGGTGATGAATAAACACCTCTTTAGCTTTGGCCGTGGATTTATCGGCATTCTCGCCGCCCTGCCGCTGCTTGCTAGCAACCCTGCAACCTTAAGTGCCTATATCCTGCCCGGGATCCTTATCACCATCATCACCTTGGGCATTGGTGTGATCGGTGGGGTGCTCCTGGCGCGTTCCCAAGCGGCAATTTCAACCCAAACCGGCATCTTGTCCATGCTGGCTGGTGGGGCATCCATCATGCCGTTATTGGCCAGGGAATTCGGTGCAGACTTTCGCTATGTGGCCTTAAGCCAATACCTCAGGTTGTTGGCGGTGAGCCTCTCGCTGCCCTTGGTGGCCCACTGGCTTTTGACTTCCGGGCAGCATGCTCCTGATAACGCCACCCAAGCTCACCTTGACCAACCATGGTGGGCACTGCTTGCCGTGATCCTGATTGCCGCTTTTGGTGAGGGGATTGGTAGAAAGCTGCATATCCCCGTGCCCTCGGTCTTAGGGCCGCTGCTGTTGATGCTGCTTGTGGGCACGCTGGCTCCGCCGGCTGATTTCACTCCCCCGGAGGCAGTGCGGACCTTTGCGTTTTTATCTATTGGCTGGATGTGCGGCGGTTCGCTGTCGGTGGCATCGCTCAAATCTTTTGCTCGCCAGCTTCCCGCCACGCTGGTGTTTATTGTGGTGCTGCTGCTTGGTTGTGCGGTGAGTGCTTGGCCATTGATGCAGTTTTTGCACATCTCCTATTTTGAGGCCTATCTTGCTACCTCACCCGGCGCGCTTGAGACGGTCTTGGCCTTATCTGATGAAGGCGGAGCAGGCCCGGTGGTAGTAGCCATTCAGATCATCAGGCTTTTAGGTGTGCTGCTTATTGCCAGCGCTTTGCCGTATTTGCGCAAACGCCACAAGGGCGCGCGCTAA
- a CDS encoding MarR family winged helix-turn-helix transcriptional regulator: MQLPNNEERVTFALYRGSRASQRLLRSYMDEYLGITYPQLLVLRLLWERDGRSINGLCAPLDLDSGTISPLLRRMEHSGLIQRNRIDQDSRVVRIFLTEKGKALEARSEAMSQEISGSLGFSKEEVAVLEKIVDRFIHP; encoded by the coding sequence ATGCAACTTCCCAACAACGAAGAGCGCGTCACCTTCGCGCTCTATCGCGGTTCGCGAGCCTCGCAGCGCCTTTTGCGTTCCTATATGGATGAATACCTTGGGATCACCTACCCGCAACTGCTGGTGCTCAGGCTGTTGTGGGAACGCGATGGACGAAGCATCAATGGCCTCTGTGCGCCCCTAGATCTTGATTCCGGCACCATCTCGCCGCTGCTACGCCGCATGGAACACTCAGGCCTGATCCAGCGCAACCGCATTGACCAGGATTCCCGAGTGGTGCGCATCTTCCTTACAGAAAAAGGCAAAGCGCTTGAGGCTCGCTCCGAAGCAATGAGCCAGGAGATCAGCGGCAGCCTGGGCTTTAGCAAGGAAGAAGTGGCGGTATTGGAAAAGATCGTAGATCGCTTTATCCACCCCTAA
- a CDS encoding HesA/MoeB/ThiF family protein yields MPSSNQANPAHNPNATKNASDLEAKRLERTSVLPGWDAEKVAQTHVAIVGSGGLGSPLLLGLVASGIGRITLYEHDTIELHNLNRQILYSRPDVGQPKAETAKKKLQALGDTTIDLAGTFEPNTHIDADIMIDASDNFRTRYLIADASLDMPCVWGSVLQYGGQVGVFPPGHSLRDLYPEPPSNPPSNAIGVLGPVAHVIGSMMAVETLKLALDLGQPAQLSVYDALSATTKQYRLR; encoded by the coding sequence ATGCCGTCCTCTAATCAAGCAAACCCCGCACACAACCCAAACGCCACTAAGAACGCCAGCGACCTTGAGGCCAAGCGCCTAGAACGCACCAGCGTCTTGCCTGGTTGGGATGCCGAAAAGGTAGCGCAGACCCACGTTGCCATCGTTGGCAGCGGCGGGCTTGGTTCTCCCCTGCTGCTTGGCCTGGTGGCCTCCGGCATTGGGCGCATCACCTTGTATGAGCACGACACCATTGAATTGCACAATCTGAATCGGCAGATCCTCTACTCCAGGCCAGATGTGGGCCAGCCCAAGGCCGAAACGGCAAAGAAGAAACTGCAGGCCTTAGGCGATACCACCATTGATCTCGCGGGCACCTTCGAGCCAAATACCCACATTGATGCCGATATCATGATCGATGCCAGCGATAATTTCCGCACTCGCTACCTTATCGCCGATGCTTCCCTGGATATGCCCTGCGTGTGGGGCAGCGTGCTGCAATACGGCGGCCAAGTTGGGGTGTTCCCACCTGGGCATTCCTTGCGCGATCTTTACCCCGAGCCGCCCAGCAATCCTCCTTCCAATGCCATTGGGGTGCTAGGTCCCGTGGCGCATGTGATCGGCTCCATGATGGCGGTGGAAACGCTCAAATTGGCCCTTGACCTTGGCCAGCCCGCCCAGCTCAGCGTGTACGATGCGTTGAGCGCAACCACCAAGCAGTATCGTCTGCGTTAG
- a CDS encoding ATP-dependent RNA helicase, which yields MSPFNLERIGTGLPVADVIGKLQAACAQHHAAVVQAPPGTGKTTLVPPLLANEVEGLVLVVAPRRVAVRAAARRFAHLDGSRIGDRVGFRIRGESHPGSRVEFLTPGVLLRRLLHDPELAGVSAVVLDEVHERQLDTDLALGMLIELRELRDDLVVVAMSATLEANTLAQLMDAPIVQAHAPIHELSISYVPSTHPRTAVSRDFLQEVATVSAQAAHKSKHSVLVFVPGKREVHILCDLLAQRTSLAVFALHGQLSSREQDAALGYEGQRIVVATSIAESSITVPGVRTVIDTGLARVPKRDAARGINGLVTLSTSQASAEQRAGRAGREGPGSVIRCYSQQDFSRFALHSTPEINAADLTQAMLTLACWGTTDLRTFPFLSPPPAPAVRDARDTLHALGALSSTGVATEHGRALAALPLAPRLGSALLHCGQKAADTVAAISLDVAGDLSRINPTKELEREARRLAALAPPSNNDVTPGQVIAHAFAQRIARASTKEGEFLLASGTRARLDKITALAGCEWIAVAGLRLNAQGDALISAAAPLQQTEAEAIAGVEERTTATIEAGRIKATRERALGAIVLSSTPCSLSREEAKAALTQHVQEHGLDIFHFEPAAKSLWNRLKFLYEHVGDPWPDVEVMSASVLEPEIAQLAQGVPPAKIAMAPVLKRILPWPEAAHLDELVPATLALPSGNQANIDYQDRPVVAAKLQECFGLTQTPLICGQPVLFHLLSPAGRPLALTDDLASFWAGPYQGVRAEMRGRYPKHPWPEDPLQAQATAKTNRALRS from the coding sequence GTGAGTCCTTTTAATCTCGAGCGCATCGGCACAGGGCTACCGGTTGCAGATGTCATAGGAAAACTGCAGGCTGCCTGCGCGCAGCACCACGCCGCGGTAGTGCAAGCCCCGCCGGGCACGGGCAAGACCACACTTGTGCCACCGCTATTGGCTAACGAGGTAGAAGGGCTCGTCCTTGTTGTAGCCCCACGCAGGGTGGCGGTGCGCGCTGCAGCCAGGCGCTTTGCACACCTAGACGGTTCACGCATTGGCGATCGTGTTGGTTTTCGTATCCGCGGCGAATCTCACCCAGGTAGTCGCGTGGAATTTCTCACCCCTGGTGTGTTGCTTCGCCGCCTCTTGCACGACCCAGAGCTTGCAGGGGTGTCGGCGGTAGTGCTCGACGAGGTTCACGAACGCCAACTCGATACCGATCTTGCCTTAGGCATGCTCATTGAACTGCGTGAGCTCCGCGATGACCTGGTGGTAGTAGCGATGTCTGCAACGCTGGAAGCAAATACGCTTGCCCAGCTCATGGATGCCCCCATTGTGCAGGCTCATGCCCCCATTCATGAGCTCAGCATCAGCTATGTTCCCAGCACGCATCCTCGCACGGCCGTGAGCCGTGATTTTCTCCAAGAGGTAGCCACGGTGAGTGCGCAGGCGGCACACAAGAGTAAGCACAGCGTGTTGGTCTTTGTTCCCGGCAAGCGCGAGGTGCATATCCTCTGCGATCTGCTAGCGCAGCGCACATCCTTGGCGGTATTTGCCCTGCACGGGCAATTATCCAGCAGGGAACAAGATGCAGCACTCGGCTATGAAGGCCAGCGCATCGTGGTGGCCACAAGCATTGCCGAATCTTCTATCACCGTCCCCGGCGTGCGCACCGTTATTGATACCGGGCTTGCTCGAGTGCCCAAGCGCGATGCTGCCCGCGGGATCAACGGCCTGGTCACCTTGAGTACCTCGCAGGCATCTGCCGAGCAGCGTGCCGGACGCGCTGGCCGCGAAGGTCCTGGCAGCGTCATCCGCTGTTATAGCCAGCAGGATTTCTCCCGCTTTGCTCTTCATAGCACCCCAGAGATCAATGCAGCAGATCTCACCCAAGCCATGCTCACCCTGGCCTGCTGGGGCACCACGGATCTCAGGACCTTCCCCTTCCTTTCCCCTCCCCCAGCACCAGCCGTGCGAGATGCCCGCGATACCTTGCATGCCTTAGGCGCTCTTAGCTCCACCGGTGTTGCCACCGAGCATGGCCGCGCCTTGGCCGCCTTGCCACTTGCCCCCAGGCTTGGCAGCGCCTTACTCCATTGCGGCCAGAAGGCGGCTGACACGGTGGCTGCAATCAGCTTGGATGTAGCCGGGGATCTCAGCCGTATCAACCCCACCAAGGAGCTCGAACGCGAGGCCCGGCGCCTGGCTGCCCTGGCACCGCCGAGCAACAACGATGTTACCCCTGGTCAGGTGATTGCGCATGCGTTTGCCCAACGCATTGCCCGTGCAAGTACCAAGGAGGGCGAATTCCTTTTGGCCTCCGGCACGCGCGCACGCCTGGATAAGATCACCGCACTGGCCGGCTGTGAGTGGATTGCGGTGGCTGGGCTGCGTTTGAATGCTCAAGGCGATGCCTTGATCAGTGCCGCGGCACCACTGCAACAAACCGAAGCAGAAGCGATCGCCGGGGTAGAAGAGCGCACCACCGCCACCATTGAAGCAGGCCGCATCAAGGCCACCCGCGAGCGCGCACTCGGTGCAATTGTGCTCAGCAGCACCCCGTGTAGCCTCAGCCGAGAGGAAGCCAAAGCAGCCCTGACCCAGCATGTTCAAGAACATGGCTTAGATATCTTCCACTTTGAGCCTGCGGCGAAGTCTTTGTGGAATCGCCTGAAGTTCTTATACGAGCACGTTGGCGATCCCTGGCCGGATGTTGAGGTTATGAGCGCCTCCGTTTTAGAACCAGAGATTGCGCAATTGGCCCAAGGTGTGCCCCCAGCAAAGATTGCGATGGCGCCGGTGCTCAAACGCATACTGCCCTGGCCAGAGGCCGCACATTTGGATGAATTAGTGCCAGCCACGCTTGCGTTGCCCAGCGGCAACCAGGCCAACATCGACTATCAAGACCGCCCCGTGGTGGCTGCAAAGCTGCAGGAGTGTTTTGGGCTGACACAAACCCCGCTGATCTGCGGGCAGCCAGTGTTATTCCACTTGCTTTCACCGGCTGGGCGCCCCTTGGCGCTCACCGATGATCTGGCCAGTTTTTGGGCTGGGCCATATCAAGGCGTGCGTGCAGAGATGCGCGGGCGTTACCCCAAGCACCCCTGGCCGGAGGATCCGCTACAAGCCCAAGCCACCGCCAAAACCAATCGTGCTTTGCGCTCTTAG